Proteins encoded within one genomic window of Pseudalkalibacillus sp. SCS-8:
- the qoxA gene encoding cytochrome aa3 quinol oxidase subunit II — protein MTTIAFLTGCSELAVLDPKGPVALQQKDLIMWSIGFMLFIVTVVFVLFTLFIVRYRERPENEDYEPPQDEGNKLLEVIWTVVPVLIVIALSVPTVKTIYALEEPPKATSHKDPLVIHATSVDWKWIFTYPEQEIETVNYLHIPEDRPILFKLTSADSMAALWIPRLGGQEYNMAGMETEIYLQADEPGTYKGRNANFTGEGFAEQKFTVTAQTKEEFEQWVEETQASAPKLTKEKYDRLMLKGHTGKHTFSSTHLEWVDHAKQPDYAIKVREKLNPDHDEPF, from the coding sequence ATGACGACCATAGCATTCCTAACAGGCTGCAGTGAGCTGGCCGTTTTAGATCCGAAGGGACCCGTAGCCTTGCAGCAAAAAGACTTGATCATGTGGTCGATCGGCTTCATGTTGTTCATCGTAACGGTGGTGTTCGTGCTGTTCACCCTTTTTATCGTCCGTTACCGTGAACGTCCTGAAAATGAAGACTACGAACCACCTCAAGATGAAGGAAACAAGCTGCTGGAGGTTATATGGACTGTCGTTCCTGTTCTGATCGTCATTGCGCTATCTGTTCCGACGGTAAAAACGATCTATGCATTGGAAGAGCCTCCAAAAGCGACTTCCCATAAGGATCCGCTTGTCATCCATGCGACAAGCGTTGATTGGAAATGGATCTTTACTTATCCGGAACAGGAGATTGAAACGGTCAATTATCTTCACATTCCTGAAGACCGGCCGATCCTGTTCAAGCTCACATCAGCAGATTCGATGGCGGCACTTTGGATTCCGCGTCTTGGGGGTCAAGAATACAACATGGCAGGGATGGAGACCGAAATTTATCTGCAAGCCGATGAACCGGGAACCTATAAGGGACGGAACGCCAATTTTACGGGAGAAGGTTTTGCAGAACAGAAGTTCACGGTTACTGCGCAAACAAAGGAAGAGTTCGAGCAATGGGTTGAAGAGACCCAAGCCTCTGCTCCTAAGCTGACTAAGGAAAAATACGACCGTTTGATGCTGAAAGGGCATACCGGAAAACATACATTTTCTTCAACTCACCTCGAGTGGGTCGACCATGCGAAACAGCCGGATTACGCCATCAAGGTACGAGAGAAGTTAAACCCTGATCATGATGAACCATTTTGA
- a CDS encoding SDR family NAD(P)-dependent oxidoreductase encodes MKKALVLGASGGMGYAIVSELVQRGIRVNAFARNREKLDRLFRGMVGVEAHAGDVFHKDDLLRAVEGCDLIFHAINLPYHHWEKQQPQLLRNIVGTAEKARAKLAIVDNIYAYGRGDGRPVTEETEKMPHTKKGKIRLELERIAFKAEVPVLVAHFPDYYGPNAENTYLHILLKDVLQNKKANYVGDKKVKREFLYTSDGAKAIVDLSLRDEAYGQNWNIPSAGAISGEEIIRLVRALTGYEKKVSVVTKNMIRFVGLFNPQMRELTEMMYLNEVPVVLSGEKFESKVGPVPMTPYEEGLRQTIHFMKEKQV; translated from the coding sequence ATGAAAAAAGCGTTGGTCTTAGGTGCATCAGGAGGAATGGGGTATGCAATCGTAAGTGAATTAGTCCAAAGAGGGATTAGAGTTAACGCATTTGCGCGGAATCGGGAAAAACTCGACCGTCTTTTCAGAGGCATGGTGGGAGTTGAGGCGCACGCAGGGGACGTCTTTCACAAGGATGATCTGCTCCGAGCAGTGGAAGGTTGTGATCTCATTTTTCATGCCATCAATCTTCCATATCATCATTGGGAAAAGCAGCAGCCGCAGCTCCTCCGAAATATAGTAGGAACAGCAGAAAAAGCGAGGGCTAAGCTCGCAATCGTTGACAACATTTATGCTTATGGACGAGGGGATGGTCGACCTGTAACGGAGGAGACAGAGAAAATGCCTCACACGAAAAAAGGGAAGATTCGCCTTGAGTTGGAACGGATCGCTTTTAAAGCCGAAGTACCTGTTTTGGTGGCGCACTTTCCGGATTATTATGGACCGAACGCGGAAAATACGTATCTCCACATCCTTTTAAAGGACGTGTTGCAAAACAAAAAGGCCAATTATGTAGGAGACAAGAAGGTGAAGAGAGAGTTTCTCTATACTTCGGACGGTGCAAAAGCCATCGTCGATCTTTCATTGAGAGACGAAGCGTATGGACAGAATTGGAACATTCCTTCTGCAGGGGCCATATCAGGGGAAGAGATCATCCGGTTGGTGAGGGCCTTAACGGGTTATGAGAAGAAGGTCTCTGTTGTGACAAAGAATATGATTCGTTTCGTCGGACTCTTCAATCCGCAAATGCGTGAATTGACGGAAATGATGTATTTGAATGAAGTTCCAGTGGTGTTATCTGGTGAAAAGTTTGAAAGTAAGGTAGGCCCTGTGCCAATGACGCCTTATGAAGAAGGGCTTCGTCAGACGATCCACTTCATGAAAGAAAAGCAGGTTTGA
- a CDS encoding TetR/AcrR family transcriptional regulator produces MAPRKKVEKELTREMIMDAARELFSQEGYQNVSMRKIAKELDYSHGAIYYHFQNKAELFYALVDQDFHLLDLTVERILSLPLERSEKLKEILLGFIEFGLTHPSHYEIMFLIKDEEVQYHVQAAPDTSYRKFAEAVSTLSQGSPTVQQIWSIFLSLHGFVAHYWRHGTPYNEVQSLAEAHVSFILKALEQTA; encoded by the coding sequence ATGGCACCTAGAAAGAAAGTGGAGAAAGAACTGACTCGAGAAATGATAATGGATGCAGCTCGTGAATTGTTCTCGCAGGAAGGGTATCAGAATGTATCGATGAGAAAGATTGCCAAAGAATTGGATTACAGTCATGGTGCAATCTATTATCATTTCCAAAACAAAGCAGAGCTGTTCTATGCCCTTGTGGATCAAGATTTTCATTTACTTGACCTGACAGTCGAACGGATCCTATCGCTCCCATTGGAACGCTCGGAAAAATTGAAGGAAATTCTGCTCGGCTTCATTGAATTCGGATTGACGCATCCGAGTCATTACGAAATCATGTTTCTCATAAAGGATGAAGAGGTCCAGTACCATGTCCAAGCGGCACCGGATACAAGCTATCGGAAGTTTGCCGAGGCTGTCTCAACGTTAAGTCAAGGGTCTCCGACGGTCCAACAGATTTGGTCGATCTTTTTGTCTCTTCATGGATTTGTCGCTCATTATTGGAGACACGGGACACCTTATAACGAGGTCCAATCCTTAGCTGAAGCACATGTCTCTTTCATATTGAAAGCACTCGAGCAAACGGCATAA
- a CDS encoding SRPBCC family protein encodes MIKVVVSNTINRPHDQVFSYIANFENNPKWQGGMVDARFTSQGPLGVGSTYEQVATFLGKEIKTTFKVVEYEENKRIKIESIKSTFPITVTRIVEPQTEGTKVTAIVEGDASKVFKIAQPFMKLMVKQSVKSDYKNLKKQLEHS; translated from the coding sequence ATGATAAAAGTTGTCGTCAGCAATACGATTAACCGGCCTCATGATCAGGTTTTTTCTTACATCGCAAATTTTGAAAACAACCCGAAATGGCAAGGTGGAATGGTGGATGCAAGATTCACCTCACAAGGTCCATTAGGAGTTGGCTCAACCTATGAACAGGTCGCAACCTTTCTCGGAAAGGAAATTAAGACCACCTTCAAAGTCGTCGAATACGAAGAAAATAAAAGAATTAAAATTGAGAGCATAAAGAGTACGTTTCCCATTACAGTCACTCGGATCGTCGAGCCCCAAACAGAAGGAACAAAGGTAACGGCCATTGTCGAGGGAGATGCGAGCAAGGTCTTTAAAATTGCTCAGCCTTTCATGAAGCTGATGGTGAAACAATCGGTAAAATCCGACTATAAAAACCTTAAGAAACAATTGGAGCATTCGTAA
- the mscL gene encoding large conductance mechanosensitive channel protein MscL, with translation MRFLYGWKEFLLRGNVVDMGIGIIIGTAFSKIVQSFVSDIIMPPIGLLLKHTDFSELYLNLSKTKYASLQEAQAAGAATINIGLFIETLIHFLIVAFAVYLFITQVNKMRNVPIEQTRFKTCSYCYSTISSLASRCPNCTSQLDEPPTSRSRDRLKVKFK, from the coding sequence GTGAGGTTTTTGTATGGATGGAAGGAGTTCCTTTTACGTGGGAATGTAGTGGATATGGGAATTGGTATTATCATCGGGACGGCGTTCAGTAAGATCGTCCAGTCATTCGTCTCGGATATTATCATGCCGCCGATCGGCCTGCTGCTGAAACACACGGACTTTTCTGAGTTATATTTGAATTTAAGTAAGACGAAATATGCGTCTTTGCAGGAAGCACAAGCTGCAGGTGCGGCGACGATCAACATTGGTCTATTCATCGAAACACTGATCCATTTCCTTATCGTCGCATTTGCTGTTTATCTTTTTATTACGCAAGTGAATAAAATGCGCAATGTGCCAATTGAACAAACGCGGTTTAAGACGTGTTCTTACTGTTACTCGACGATTTCGAGCCTGGCATCACGCTGCCCGAATTGTACGTCCCAATTGGACGAACCGCCCACTAGCAGGAGTAGAGACCGTTTGAAGGTTAAATTCAAATGA
- a CDS encoding isopenicillin N synthase family dioxygenase: protein MSKPFIRTLNLKDYTHGDSQSRKAFSEEFAAGLKDIGFIILEGHGVDHKLIDKNYELWEELFSLDTETKQKYEGIDGGQRGYTGFGKEHAKNRSVGDLKEFWHTGQELPQGHPLTSEYPANVWPAEVPELRKNALNFYRELERVARNMLEALAMHFDLRQDFFSDMIKDGNSILRSIHYPKLDDSMDPNAIRAAEHEDINLITLLVESTASGLELLTRDGEWMEVKAEKGQIIVDAGDMLSRITNEVIPATTHRVVNPVGENTSRYSMPFFVHPYSSCLLETIPACITEDNPERYPAITAGDFLYERLVEIGLIKV from the coding sequence ATGAGCAAACCATTTATCCGCACATTGAATCTGAAAGATTACACACATGGAGATTCGCAATCTCGCAAAGCATTCTCAGAAGAGTTTGCAGCTGGATTGAAAGATATCGGATTCATCATCCTGGAAGGTCATGGTGTCGATCATAAGTTGATTGATAAGAACTATGAGCTTTGGGAAGAGCTATTCAGCCTTGACACTGAAACGAAGCAGAAATACGAAGGAATCGATGGAGGTCAACGCGGCTACACCGGTTTTGGTAAAGAGCACGCGAAAAACCGTTCTGTCGGAGACTTGAAAGAATTCTGGCATACCGGACAAGAGCTTCCTCAAGGTCACCCATTGACTTCCGAGTACCCTGCGAACGTATGGCCAGCTGAAGTTCCAGAGCTTCGCAAAAATGCATTGAACTTCTACCGTGAACTAGAGCGTGTTGCTCGTAACATGCTTGAAGCATTAGCGATGCACTTTGATCTTCGTCAAGATTTCTTCTCTGACATGATCAAGGACGGTAACAGCATCCTGCGTTCCATCCATTATCCAAAACTGGATGATTCTATGGATCCAAATGCAATCCGTGCAGCAGAGCATGAGGACATCAACCTTATCACATTGCTTGTCGAATCAACTGCTTCAGGCTTGGAGCTATTGACACGTGATGGCGAGTGGATGGAAGTTAAAGCTGAGAAGGGTCAAATCATCGTAGATGCTGGTGACATGCTTTCTCGTATCACAAACGAAGTCATCCCAGCGACGACTCACCGTGTAGTTAACCCTGTCGGTGAAAACACATCTCGTTATTCAATGCCATTCTTCGTACATCCATACAGCAGCTGTCTTCTTGAGACGATTCCTGCTTGTATTACAGAAGATAACCCTGAGCGCTACCCAGCGATCACAGCAGGTGACTTCCTGTACGAAAGACTCGTTGAAATCGGCTTGATCAAGGTTTAA
- a CDS encoding sodium:proton antiporter yields MLDSLLFLLMLTITLGIASQWIAWRYRFPAIVLMSLVGLLVGPILGIVNPKEDFGDMFGPTISIAVAIILFEGSLNLDIREVRGLKHSVLRIVTGGALVAWLLGSFAAHYVAGLSWAVAFVIGGLFIVTGPTVILPLLRQAKLKSRPAKILKWEGIIVDPIGALLAVFAFEIIKFFSSEEVTANILFFFFLGSLFAAIFGWLCAKLVGWMFEKGYVPEFLKSPIMFTVVIACFTISDEIMHETGLLAVTVMGVVLANMHISSIDDMRNFKENISVLLISTIFIMLTASLTAETLLDILNWKIILFVVLMLFIVRPISIFLSTMGTELTFKEKVLVGWIAPRGIVALTVSGYFASVLLEQGFEDANLLIPLTFALVFATVVVHGFSIVPLAKKLDLAVEGKPGVLIVGGSSFSTALAKSFEELNISTMIADSSWERLITARKAGVSSYHGEILSGHTEYHLDFTPYEQLLATTEIDSYNALVCTNFVPEFGRSNVYQLCLHNDHIDDLEDLVHTIGGKTLFRKGATWEELNKRVECGHVIRKTKLTEKYTYKQYLSERNEDTILLYIVKSGKVSFYTDEKELNPEIGDLVVSLTPPNNGKDITKKDTKNLVGSKL; encoded by the coding sequence ATGTTAGATTCATTATTATTTCTACTTATGTTGACCATCACGTTAGGGATCGCATCCCAATGGATCGCCTGGCGTTATCGTTTCCCTGCAATTGTATTGATGTCCCTTGTAGGACTGCTCGTCGGTCCTATATTAGGAATCGTCAACCCGAAAGAGGATTTTGGAGATATGTTCGGGCCAACGATATCCATTGCGGTCGCAATCATCTTATTCGAAGGAAGCTTGAATCTTGATATTCGTGAAGTACGAGGGTTGAAGCATTCGGTGCTTCGTATCGTTACGGGTGGAGCACTCGTTGCATGGCTGTTGGGATCATTTGCAGCACATTATGTAGCTGGACTTTCATGGGCTGTGGCGTTCGTCATCGGGGGTCTCTTCATCGTAACAGGACCTACTGTCATACTGCCTTTATTAAGGCAGGCGAAATTGAAGTCAAGACCAGCCAAGATCCTGAAATGGGAAGGGATCATCGTCGACCCGATTGGGGCTTTGCTTGCCGTATTTGCTTTTGAAATCATAAAATTCTTTTCATCTGAAGAAGTTACAGCAAACATTCTATTCTTTTTCTTCTTAGGATCATTGTTTGCCGCAATATTCGGTTGGCTTTGTGCAAAATTGGTCGGTTGGATGTTCGAAAAGGGTTACGTTCCGGAATTCCTGAAATCACCGATCATGTTTACCGTCGTTATCGCATGTTTTACAATATCGGATGAAATCATGCATGAGACGGGGCTTCTCGCTGTTACTGTCATGGGGGTTGTCCTCGCGAACATGCACATTTCGTCTATCGATGACATGCGGAATTTCAAAGAAAACATATCCGTGCTGCTCATTTCAACGATTTTCATCATGTTGACAGCATCTCTTACGGCTGAAACGCTATTGGATATCCTGAACTGGAAGATCATCCTGTTCGTTGTCCTGATGCTCTTCATCGTACGACCGATTTCCATCTTCTTGTCTACGATGGGTACAGAGCTTACGTTTAAAGAAAAGGTGCTCGTCGGATGGATTGCGCCACGTGGAATTGTTGCATTGACGGTTTCTGGTTATTTTGCCAGTGTCTTGCTTGAACAGGGCTTTGAAGATGCAAATCTGTTGATCCCATTGACCTTTGCTCTCGTATTTGCAACAGTGGTTGTCCATGGATTTTCCATTGTCCCACTTGCGAAGAAGCTTGATCTCGCAGTGGAAGGCAAGCCTGGAGTCCTGATTGTGGGTGGAAGCAGCTTCAGCACCGCTCTTGCAAAATCGTTTGAGGAGCTTAACATTTCGACGATGATTGCCGATTCCTCATGGGAGCGTCTGATAACCGCTAGAAAAGCAGGTGTTTCCTCCTATCATGGGGAAATTCTATCTGGTCATACCGAATACCATTTGGATTTCACACCTTATGAACAATTGCTTGCGACGACCGAAATTGATTCGTACAATGCGCTTGTATGTACGAATTTCGTACCGGAGTTTGGTAGGAGTAATGTTTACCAGCTCTGCTTGCACAACGACCATATAGACGACCTAGAGGATCTCGTCCATACGATTGGCGGTAAGACGTTGTTCCGAAAAGGAGCCACATGGGAAGAGTTGAACAAGCGAGTCGAGTGTGGTCATGTCATCCGGAAGACCAAACTTACGGAAAAATACACGTATAAACAATATTTGAGTGAACGGAATGAAGATACAATCCTGCTCTATATTGTCAAATCAGGGAAAGTATCGTTCTATACGGATGAAAAGGAACTTAATCCTGAAATCGGCGACCTTGTGGTAAGTCTGACGCCACCGAACAACGGAAAAGACATCACAAAGAAGGATACGAAGAATTTGGTTGGAAGTAAATTATAA
- a CDS encoding acyl-CoA desaturase yields MKEYHSFGWYAARVSPHLPKKAFKPVPSRLLGGLAYLIVSLAGLGTIIFFDINIWFSLLISLVLGASFAGMGFLGHEILHGTVVRKPWLRDLLGAIAFWPLTTGPKLWRKWHNLTHHVHTQDEEKDPDAWPSIQKFKRSRFMRWMYRVPFSIRALASFASLAVTFTLHSLKMFTVYVKEFNPKKQPSVWLEAILPWATWLGLLFWVGFAKWFFAFLLPLLIANFIVMAYISTNHRLNPLVPVNDPLANSLTVTTPKWVDVLHFNFSYHTEHHLFPGMSPKYYPMVKEQIKRMWPERYHEMPFGRALLTLFKTPRVYYHEKEFIDPHKGTLFGSLGNGLNPKNIKIKRTKVRT; encoded by the coding sequence ATGAAAGAATATCATTCGTTTGGTTGGTATGCTGCCCGTGTATCACCACACTTGCCAAAAAAAGCTTTTAAACCGGTACCCTCAAGACTATTAGGTGGGTTAGCCTACTTGATTGTTTCTCTTGCAGGTTTAGGAACGATTATATTTTTCGACATAAATATTTGGTTCAGCCTTTTGATCAGCCTCGTTCTTGGGGCAAGCTTTGCAGGAATGGGTTTTCTAGGTCATGAAATTTTGCATGGGACTGTTGTAAGGAAGCCTTGGCTACGTGATCTATTAGGTGCTATTGCTTTTTGGCCATTGACGACAGGACCTAAACTATGGAGAAAGTGGCACAATCTGACGCATCATGTTCACACGCAGGATGAAGAAAAGGACCCAGATGCATGGCCGAGCATACAGAAGTTCAAGCGGAGTCGTTTCATGCGTTGGATGTACCGCGTACCGTTTTCGATCCGTGCTTTAGCAAGCTTTGCATCACTTGCGGTCACATTTACATTACATTCTTTGAAGATGTTCACCGTCTATGTGAAGGAATTCAACCCGAAAAAGCAACCTAGTGTATGGCTGGAAGCGATACTACCATGGGCAACTTGGCTTGGATTGTTGTTCTGGGTCGGGTTTGCAAAGTGGTTCTTTGCTTTCCTGCTTCCACTATTGATTGCGAATTTCATCGTGATGGCCTATATCTCAACCAACCATCGGTTAAATCCACTTGTTCCTGTCAACGACCCGTTAGCGAACAGCTTGACAGTTACGACGCCTAAATGGGTGGATGTTCTGCATTTCAATTTCTCGTATCATACAGAGCATCACTTGTTTCCAGGAATGAGTCCTAAGTATTATCCGATGGTGAAAGAGCAAATCAAGAGGATGTGGCCGGAGCGTTATCATGAAATGCCTTTCGGACGCGCTCTCCTTACATTGTTCAAGACACCAAGAGTGTATTATCATGAGAAGGAGTTCATCGATCCTCATAAAGGAACATTGTTCGGCTCATTAGGAAACGGATTGAATCCGAAAAATATCAAAATAAAAAGAACAAAAGTAAGAACATGA
- a CDS encoding FAD-dependent oxidoreductase, with protein sequence MANNPNFPQFPEPIWNEDRKLPSFRPLNENKTVDVAIIGAGITGITTGYMLAKEGLNVAIIDAGTVAHGTTGHTTAKVTAQHDMIYDEFIQHLGEEKAKRYYEANHEALEFISRTVDQKGIECGFTREDAYIYATTDSSSKILQKEFEAYKKLGIDGDLVDSIPFSFPVQSALVMRNQAQFHPLKYLQSLIDDFTASGGLIYENTTAVDVQTNSQQPVVVTKQGWKITCDYIVTSSHFPFFDGRGFYFTRMHAEKSYVLAVKPQKEYPGGMYLSVDKPTRSLRDTVINGEKYILVGGESHKTGQGINTIKHYEALEEWAAETLGIKEVPYRWSTQDLITIDNLPYIGRISSKYDNIFVATGYRKWGMTTSTVAAQLLTDLITKKENRYEDLFTPSRFLADLGLKDFIVQNSDVAAHFVAGKLGMKHKNVEELASDEGAVVKVKGKRAGAYKDKNGYLHLVDTTCTHLGCECEWNSGDRTWDCPCHGSRFSIDGSVIEGPADRPLKKISLEDPS encoded by the coding sequence ATGGCAAACAACCCGAATTTCCCTCAATTTCCGGAACCCATTTGGAACGAGGATCGTAAGCTTCCCTCTTTCCGACCTTTAAATGAAAATAAAACTGTGGATGTTGCCATTATTGGAGCAGGGATTACCGGTATCACCACGGGCTATATGCTAGCTAAGGAAGGATTGAACGTCGCCATTATTGATGCAGGTACGGTCGCCCATGGAACAACGGGTCACACGACAGCGAAGGTGACGGCTCAGCATGATATGATCTACGACGAATTCATCCAACATCTTGGAGAAGAGAAGGCAAAACGGTATTACGAAGCCAACCATGAAGCTTTGGAATTCATCAGTCGAACCGTCGATCAAAAAGGAATCGAATGTGGCTTTACACGTGAAGATGCTTATATCTATGCAACCACTGACAGTTCAAGCAAAATACTGCAAAAAGAATTTGAAGCCTATAAAAAGCTTGGAATCGACGGTGATCTCGTTGATTCGATACCATTCAGCTTTCCTGTTCAGTCTGCACTGGTGATGAGAAATCAGGCTCAATTCCATCCCCTTAAATATTTGCAGTCTCTCATTGATGATTTCACAGCTTCAGGTGGTTTGATTTATGAGAATACGACTGCAGTCGATGTCCAGACAAACAGCCAACAACCTGTCGTTGTGACGAAGCAGGGCTGGAAAATAACCTGCGATTACATCGTAACGAGTTCCCATTTCCCTTTTTTCGACGGGCGTGGTTTCTATTTTACAAGAATGCATGCAGAGAAGTCCTATGTCTTGGCAGTAAAGCCTCAAAAGGAATATCCAGGCGGGATGTATTTGAGCGTGGACAAGCCGACTCGCTCTCTGAGAGATACGGTCATCAACGGCGAAAAATACATTCTAGTCGGTGGTGAAAGCCATAAGACCGGCCAAGGGATCAATACGATCAAGCATTATGAAGCTCTTGAAGAATGGGCTGCGGAAACGCTTGGTATAAAGGAGGTTCCGTATCGGTGGTCGACACAGGACTTGATTACGATCGACAACCTTCCATATATCGGACGTATCAGTAGCAAGTATGACAATATCTTTGTCGCTACAGGCTACCGAAAATGGGGCATGACCACGAGTACCGTTGCTGCTCAATTGTTAACGGATCTTATTACAAAAAAGGAAAACCGATATGAAGACCTTTTCACCCCTTCACGGTTTTTAGCAGATCTCGGATTGAAAGATTTCATCGTTCAAAATTCAGACGTAGCAGCGCACTTTGTCGCAGGGAAGCTCGGAATGAAACATAAAAACGTTGAGGAATTGGCGAGTGACGAAGGAGCGGTGGTCAAAGTAAAGGGCAAACGCGCTGGAGCTTATAAAGATAAGAACGGGTACCTCCACCTGGTCGACACGACATGTACGCACCTAGGCTGTGAGTGTGAATGGAATAGCGGAGATCGTACATGGGATTGTCCTTGTCATGGCTCTCGCTTCTCCATTGATGGAAGTGTCATTGAAGGACCTGCAGACCGGCCCCTTAAGAAGATATCACTAGAAGACCCATCATAA
- a CDS encoding glycine betaine uptake BCCT transporter produces the protein MKQVSSVFWISLVIAVIFVIWGAIMPQHLIGTLGTIQSFFMKSFGWFYQLSATFFLIFALFLIFSRYGKIKLGKDDDKPEFSRPTWFAMLFSAGMGIGLLFFGVSEPISHFSKPPIGEGGTSEAAKTALQYTYLHWGFHAWAIYAIVALALAYYKFRKGYPGLVSATLYPILGEKTKGPIGIIIDVVAVIATLFGVAASLGLGAAQINGGLSYLTGIPNNFTIQFAIVAIVTILFLISAATGIKRGIKYLSNANLGLALILFIVFIFLAPTIFVLDLFTTTLGSYLQNLPSMGLRLAPFDEENATWLQSWTIFYWAWWIAWAPFVGTFIARVSRGRTIREFITAVLIIPTLVCAFWFAVFGGTGIYMEYELGLNVSGQALEAALFYVYQQLPFSIILVVVTLLLILTFFITSADSATFVLGMQATYGSIEPPNIVKIVLGLVLSASAVVLMLTGGLQGFQSAIIISAFPLGVVLLFTSYALLKAFSAELAGEKKRKKERTPGRIRATLKRSRVRPKGNN, from the coding sequence GTGAAACAGGTATCGAGTGTTTTTTGGATTTCATTAGTCATCGCTGTCATTTTTGTCATCTGGGGCGCCATCATGCCTCAACATTTGATTGGAACGTTAGGTACGATTCAATCCTTTTTCATGAAAAGCTTTGGATGGTTCTATCAGTTATCAGCAACATTCTTCCTTATCTTTGCATTATTTCTCATTTTCAGCCGGTACGGCAAAATCAAACTCGGAAAGGATGACGATAAGCCAGAATTCAGTCGTCCGACTTGGTTCGCCATGCTTTTCAGTGCTGGAATGGGGATTGGTCTCTTATTCTTCGGTGTATCTGAGCCGATTTCTCACTTCTCCAAACCGCCGATCGGTGAAGGTGGTACGAGTGAAGCAGCAAAAACGGCCTTGCAGTATACGTATCTGCACTGGGGATTCCACGCATGGGCGATCTATGCAATTGTGGCGCTCGCTCTTGCCTATTACAAATTCAGAAAAGGGTATCCAGGTCTTGTAAGTGCGACATTATATCCGATTCTTGGTGAAAAGACGAAAGGGCCGATCGGAATCATCATCGACGTTGTTGCGGTCATCGCTACTCTGTTCGGTGTTGCAGCATCATTAGGATTAGGTGCAGCCCAGATTAATGGAGGGCTCAGCTACCTGACTGGGATTCCGAATAACTTTACGATCCAATTCGCAATCGTTGCGATCGTCACTATCCTCTTCCTGATTTCAGCTGCAACCGGAATCAAACGAGGAATCAAGTATCTTAGTAATGCAAACCTGGGTCTCGCTTTAATTTTGTTCATCGTATTCATTTTCCTGGCACCCACCATTTTCGTTTTGGATCTATTTACGACGACACTGGGGAGCTACCTACAGAATCTTCCGAGTATGGGCTTGAGGCTCGCTCCTTTTGATGAAGAAAATGCAACATGGTTACAATCATGGACCATCTTCTATTGGGCTTGGTGGATCGCCTGGGCACCATTTGTAGGAACCTTTATTGCACGTGTATCACGTGGGCGTACGATCAGGGAGTTCATTACAGCTGTCTTGATCATCCCTACGCTGGTCTGTGCGTTCTGGTTTGCTGTTTTTGGTGGAACAGGAATCTACATGGAATATGAATTGGGGCTCAACGTATCAGGACAAGCACTAGAAGCTGCATTGTTCTATGTCTATCAGCAGCTGCCATTCTCAATCATCCTTGTAGTTGTTACACTACTTCTGATTTTGACATTCTTTATTACATCCGCAGATTCAGCAACATTCGTACTCGGGATGCAAGCCACGTACGGCAGTATCGAACCGCCGAATATCGTCAAAATCGTGCTTGGCCTTGTCTTATCCGCTTCCGCGGTCGTATTGATGCTGACCGGGGGGTTGCAAGGCTTCCAGTCCGCGATTATCATCAGTGCCTTCCCATTAGGCGTCGTACTCTTGTTCACTTCGTATGCACTATTGAAGGCATTCAGTGCAGAATTAGCAGGTGAGAAGAAGCGGAAAAAGGAACGCACTCCTGGTAGGATCCGCGCAACTTTGAAACGTAGCCGCGTCCGCCCTAAAGGAAACAATTAA